In Dysgonomonadaceae bacterium zrk40, one genomic interval encodes:
- a CDS encoding lipocalin family protein, whose translation MKSTKSLWIVLLAAIGLGSASCASIPKGATAVTPFHKEKYLGKWYEIARLDFKFERGLNNTTAQYSLNDDGTIRVVNRGYAFADDEWKEAVGKAKFVGDENVAMLKVSFFGPFYSGYNVIALDEEYRYALVAGKNLKYLWILARETTIPDEVKERYLRIAEEIGYDTSELIWVEHDR comes from the coding sequence ATGAAATCAACAAAGTCACTCTGGATCGTTTTGCTGGCCGCCATCGGTCTTGGCTCCGCCTCCTGTGCCTCCATCCCCAAGGGAGCCACCGCCGTAACCCCCTTCCACAAGGAGAAATACCTGGGCAAGTGGTACGAGATTGCCCGGCTCGACTTCAAGTTCGAAAGGGGACTGAACAACACCACTGCGCAGTATAGCCTGAATGACGATGGCACCATCCGTGTGGTGAATCGCGGTTACGCCTTTGCCGATGATGAATGGAAAGAGGCAGTTGGGAAAGCCAAATTTGTGGGTGATGAAAATGTGGCGATGCTGAAAGTCTCCTTCTTCGGACCCTTCTACTCGGGCTACAACGTGATCGCCCTCGACGAGGAGTACCGCTACGCGCTGGTGGCCGGGAAGAACCTCAAGTACCTCTGGATCCTGGCGCGCGAGACCACCATCCCCGATGAGGTGAAGGAGCGTTACCTGCGCATCGCTGAGGAGATCGGCTATGACACCTCGGAGCTGATCTGGGTGGAGCACGACCGCTGA
- a CDS encoding dihydroorotate dehydrogenase-like protein, with protein sequence MKNMETTYMGIRLKSPVILGASELSTDSDKLLRAEEEGVGAVVFKTLFEEQIQMESFRLDEKISQYDEIHAESVTHHPSVEHSEVEYYLEKLRRAKEKLTVPVIASLNCVNESTWLRYAKLIEETGVDGIELNLYQIPVRFDIDAATIEQQQINLVSAICQQLSIPVSVKLSSDYTNILHFAKRLDESGVKGLVLFNAFFQPDVDIRREEHRRAFNLTHRGEYKKSLRYAGMLYGRINADVCSSRGIYTGEDAIKLLLSGAAAVQVVSAVYRNGMEQIGKINREIAEWMETKQYQHIDQFRGKLSDSVLNKNDNLLIYKRAQYIDTLLHSDRLMEDLEW encoded by the coding sequence ATGAAGAACATGGAAACAACTTACATGGGCATCAGGCTCAAGAGTCCCGTCATCCTGGGCGCATCAGAACTATCCACCGACAGTGACAAGCTGCTGCGGGCAGAAGAAGAGGGCGTGGGCGCCGTGGTGTTCAAAACCCTTTTTGAAGAACAGATCCAGATGGAGAGCTTCCGTCTGGACGAGAAGATCAGCCAGTATGATGAGATTCATGCCGAGTCGGTGACACACCACCCCAGCGTGGAACATTCGGAGGTGGAGTACTACCTTGAGAAGTTGCGTCGGGCCAAGGAGAAGCTCACCGTGCCGGTGATCGCCAGCCTCAACTGTGTGAACGAATCAACCTGGCTCCGCTATGCTAAGCTGATCGAGGAGACCGGTGTGGACGGCATCGAACTCAACCTCTACCAGATCCCGGTGCGATTCGATATTGACGCGGCGACCATTGAACAGCAACAGATCAACCTGGTCTCGGCCATTTGTCAGCAGCTCTCCATTCCGGTGAGCGTGAAGCTAAGCTCCGACTACACCAATATCCTCCATTTCGCGAAGCGTCTCGATGAGTCCGGTGTAAAGGGGTTGGTGCTGTTCAACGCCTTCTTCCAGCCCGATGTGGACATCCGCCGGGAGGAACACCGCCGTGCCTTCAACCTCACCCACAGGGGAGAGTACAAGAAATCACTCCGCTATGCCGGCATGCTCTATGGACGCATCAACGCCGATGTATGCAGCAGCCGCGGCATCTATACAGGAGAAGATGCCATCAAGCTGCTCCTCAGCGGTGCTGCTGCCGTGCAGGTGGTGAGTGCCGTCTACCGCAACGGCATGGAACAGATTGGCAAGATCAACCGTGAGATTGCCGAATGGATGGAGACCAAACAATACCAGCACATCGATCAGTTCAGGGGCAAGCTCTCTGACAGCGTGCTCAACAAGAACGACAACCTGCTCATCTACAAGCGGGCACAGTATATCGATACGCTGCTTCACTCCGACAGGCTGATGGAAGATCTGGAGTGGTGA
- a CDS encoding glycoside hydrolase family 43 protein, whose protein sequence is MKEQKQIAALLMATLLLLTACTAKKENRFVTRTIHNPVLAGFYPDPSVTRGADGYYMVNSTFGYFPGIPIFYSPDLTGWKQIGHVLHRPEQVQFDERKLSNQATYAPAIEYHDGTYYVACTEVVGRGNYIVKATDPAGPWSEPFLLPEVQGIDPSLFFDEDGRAWLVYNSGAPDNNPLWDGHCTIRLVEMDMETMQVISEPVILVNGGVNIDEQPVWIEGPHIYKVEGRYYLSAAEGGTEINHSQVIFRSDTITGPYLPWEQNPILTQRDLDPERENPITSTGHADMIQDLAGNWWAFFLGCRPYEGNHFNTGRETFMAPVKWVEGWPKINPDHREIQQSYPFTAALPRLEEPQPMQGSFLRREQFDTPQLSHHWVRIRADRGEWFEVDTTDSTLRIELLPAGRMQGGVPSYLAQRQQHLTGHAATALSFSPASENQKAGIGVLQNEERFYYLCKSLEQGAPVVQLYQSGKEDDPQGMTLLASAPLGHDRPLRLRIGAEKTRYRFFFSEELEGDNWQQLGEEQDARYLSTQNAGGFVGCTYGLWALTLKDESPKEVARYHWYEVGGNDAFSGE, encoded by the coding sequence ATGAAAGAACAAAAACAGATTGCAGCCCTCCTGATGGCTACCCTCCTGCTCCTCACTGCCTGCACGGCAAAAAAAGAAAACCGCTTCGTGACACGCACCATCCACAACCCGGTGCTGGCAGGCTTCTACCCCGACCCGAGCGTCACCCGTGGTGCCGACGGCTACTACATGGTGAACTCCACCTTCGGCTACTTCCCCGGCATACCCATCTTCTACAGCCCCGACCTGACCGGCTGGAAACAGATAGGACATGTACTGCACCGCCCGGAGCAGGTGCAGTTCGATGAGCGTAAGCTCTCCAACCAGGCGACTTACGCGCCCGCCATCGAGTACCACGACGGCACATACTACGTGGCCTGCACCGAGGTGGTAGGACGGGGCAACTACATCGTGAAAGCCACCGATCCGGCAGGACCCTGGTCGGAGCCTTTCCTGCTGCCTGAAGTACAGGGCATCGACCCCTCACTCTTCTTCGATGAGGATGGACGTGCCTGGCTGGTCTACAACAGCGGTGCACCGGACAACAATCCCCTGTGGGACGGGCACTGCACCATCCGGCTGGTAGAGATGGACATGGAGACGATGCAGGTGATCAGTGAGCCGGTGATCCTGGTGAACGGGGGTGTCAACATAGACGAACAGCCGGTATGGATTGAGGGACCGCACATCTACAAGGTGGAGGGACGCTACTACCTCTCCGCCGCCGAGGGGGGCACCGAAATCAACCACAGTCAGGTGATCTTCCGCAGCGACACCATTACGGGACCTTACCTGCCATGGGAGCAGAACCCAATTCTCACGCAGCGGGACCTCGACCCGGAAAGGGAGAACCCAATCACCAGCACCGGGCATGCCGACATGATTCAGGACCTGGCGGGCAACTGGTGGGCCTTCTTCCTCGGCTGCCGCCCCTACGAGGGGAACCATTTCAACACCGGGCGCGAGACCTTCATGGCTCCGGTGAAATGGGTGGAGGGATGGCCCAAGATCAATCCTGATCACCGTGAAATTCAGCAGAGCTATCCCTTCACCGCTGCACTGCCGCGTCTGGAGGAACCCCAGCCGATGCAGGGCAGCTTCTTACGCCGCGAGCAGTTCGACACCCCGCAGCTCAGTCACCACTGGGTGAGAATCCGGGCCGACAGGGGGGAATGGTTCGAGGTTGACACTACAGACAGCACCCTCCGGATAGAGCTGCTCCCCGCAGGCCGGATGCAGGGAGGCGTTCCCTCCTACCTGGCACAGCGGCAGCAACACCTCACCGGCCATGCTGCCACGGCGCTTTCCTTCTCACCCGCGAGTGAGAATCAGAAGGCAGGCATCGGCGTGCTGCAGAACGAGGAGCGTTTCTACTACCTCTGCAAGTCGCTGGAACAGGGAGCTCCCGTGGTGCAGCTTTACCAATCAGGGAAGGAGGATGACCCGCAGGGAATGACGCTGCTGGCATCGGCACCGCTGGGGCATGACCGGCCTTTGCGCCTCCGCATAGGGGCGGAAAAGACCCGCTACCGCTTCTTCTTCTCGGAAGAACTGGAGGGTGACAACTGGCAGCAGCTGGGCGAGGAGCAGGATGCCCGCTACCTCAGCACTCAGAATGCGGGGGGTTTTGTGGGATGTACCTACGGACTTTGGGCCCTCACCCTGAAAGATGAGAGCCCAAAGGAAGTTGCACGCTACCACTGGTATGAGGTGGGCGGCAACGATGCGTTCAGCGGGGAGTAA